The following are encoded together in the Salinibacterium sp. UTAS2018 genome:
- a CDS encoding YidH family protein gives MTEPVQPPPRRFPRRVYGVGTEPDARFSLANERTFLAWIRTALALIAAGVALEAFVLPIAPGFRIGASVLLILLGVLAPIQAWFGWMKAEQSLRLGRPLPSPNLAGPIGGGVVVAGLLLAIGILLQ, from the coding sequence GTGACCGAACCAGTACAGCCACCTCCTCGCCGCTTTCCGCGTCGTGTCTACGGCGTCGGCACTGAGCCGGATGCCCGTTTCAGCTTGGCCAACGAGCGCACGTTTTTGGCGTGGATCCGCACCGCCCTCGCGCTGATCGCTGCGGGTGTGGCGCTCGAGGCATTCGTGTTGCCGATCGCTCCGGGATTCCGGATCGGGGCATCCGTGTTGCTGATTTTGTTGGGCGTTCTCGCGCCGATTCAGGCCTGGTTCGGCTGGATGAAGGCCGAGCAGTCGCTGCGGCTCGGGCGCCCGTTGCCCTCCCCTAACCTTGCAGGCCCCATTGGCGGCGGCGTTGTCGTGGCCGGGCTGCTGCTCGCGATCGGTATCCTCCTCCAGTGA
- the ribB gene encoding 3,4-dihydroxy-2-butanone-4-phosphate synthase, translated as MSLATIPDAIEAIRAGRPVIVADDEGRENEGDVIISAELASQEWIAWMVRHSSGFICAPMTNEIADALALPPMVAHNEDPRGTAYTVSVDAANRLSTGISASDRAHTLRVLADPLSMPSSLHRPGHIMPLRAVDGGVRERDGHTEASVDLMKLAGLRPVAAISEIVLDSGEMMRLPELIEFGAREDVLVITILDLMHWLEENRCDTIPAPIEPIPEMSRVQFEVETTIPTVHGSFTVRAYRDNSTGADHVAFIAPGTLERIGDGPTLVRVHSECLTGEAFGSLKCECGPQLDAALETVHRDGGAVIYLRGHEGRGIGLINKLRAYRLQEDGLDTLDANLALGLPADSRDYGAAVGILKDLGISSVSLLSNNPEKKRQLEERGVIVGELVPLVVGVGAGNEGYLETKRVRMGHQLPTTAVLAEARLTAKGL; from the coding sequence TGAGGCGATCCGCGCGGGTCGCCCCGTCATCGTTGCCGACGATGAGGGTCGCGAGAATGAGGGCGATGTCATCATCTCGGCCGAGCTCGCCAGCCAAGAGTGGATCGCGTGGATGGTGCGCCACTCGTCCGGCTTCATCTGCGCCCCGATGACCAACGAAATCGCCGATGCCCTCGCGCTTCCGCCGATGGTTGCTCACAACGAAGACCCCCGCGGCACGGCGTACACCGTCTCCGTGGATGCCGCGAACCGTCTCAGCACCGGCATCAGCGCCTCCGATCGGGCCCACACTCTGAGGGTGCTCGCTGATCCGCTCTCGATGCCGTCGAGTCTGCACCGCCCCGGGCACATCATGCCGCTGCGCGCGGTCGATGGTGGTGTGCGCGAGCGCGACGGTCACACCGAAGCATCCGTCGATCTCATGAAGCTCGCCGGGTTGCGCCCCGTCGCCGCGATTTCGGAGATCGTGCTCGACTCGGGCGAGATGATGCGCCTGCCCGAACTCATTGAGTTTGGTGCGCGCGAAGACGTGCTCGTCATCACGATTCTGGACCTCATGCACTGGCTCGAAGAGAACCGCTGCGACACCATCCCGGCACCGATCGAACCCATCCCGGAGATGAGTCGCGTGCAGTTCGAAGTCGAAACCACCATCCCGACTGTGCACGGGTCCTTCACCGTGCGGGCCTACCGCGACAACTCGACGGGTGCCGATCACGTTGCGTTCATCGCGCCCGGAACCCTCGAGCGCATCGGCGACGGCCCCACCCTGGTGCGCGTACATTCGGAGTGCCTCACCGGCGAAGCATTTGGTTCTCTCAAGTGCGAGTGCGGCCCCCAGCTCGATGCTGCCCTCGAGACCGTGCACCGCGATGGCGGCGCCGTGATTTACCTGCGCGGCCACGAAGGTCGTGGCATCGGGCTCATCAACAAGCTGCGCGCTTACCGTCTGCAAGAAGATGGGCTCGACACTCTGGATGCGAACCTAGCCCTCGGCCTGCCCGCTGATTCCCGCGATTATGGGGCTGCTGTTGGCATCCTCAAGGATCTCGGAATCTCGTCGGTAAGCCTGCTGAGCAACAACCCCGAGAAGAAACGTCAGCTCGAAGAGCGCGGCGTGATTGTCGGCGAACTCGTGCCCCTCGTCGTTGGCGTCGGCGCCGGTAATGAGGGTTACCTCGAAACCAAGCGTGTCCGCATGGGTCACCAACTTCCCACCACCGCCGTGCTCGCTGAAGCACGACTTACCGCGAAAGGCCTCTGA
- the ribH gene encoding 6,7-dimethyl-8-ribityllumazine synthase, producing MSGAGSPEIVTDATGLKVTIIAGQWHEVITNGLLAGAHRALKAANAEVTEVRVPGSFELPVASKAALDAGADAVVALGVIIRGGTPHFEYVSDAATSGLTQVSILTGKPVGFGVLTLDDEQQGLDRAGLEGSKEDKGEEAANAAIATAVLLRQLRGE from the coding sequence ATGAGTGGCGCAGGATCCCCCGAAATTGTTACCGACGCAACCGGCCTCAAGGTCACGATCATCGCTGGCCAATGGCATGAAGTCATCACCAACGGGCTGCTCGCCGGTGCCCACCGCGCCCTCAAGGCAGCCAACGCTGAGGTGACCGAGGTGCGCGTTCCCGGCAGCTTCGAGTTGCCCGTCGCGAGCAAGGCAGCCCTCGATGCTGGGGCGGATGCCGTTGTAGCTCTCGGCGTCATCATCCGAGGAGGCACACCCCACTTTGAATACGTGTCGGATGCCGCCACCAGCGGCCTCACGCAGGTCTCGATCCTGACCGGCAAACCGGTGGGCTTTGGCGTGCTCACCCTCGACGACGAACAGCAGGGCCTCGACCGCGCCGGGCTTGAAGGCTCGAAAGAGGACAAGGGCGAAGAAGCCGCCAACGCTGCCATCGCGACCGCGGTGCTCTTGCGGCAGCTTCGCGGGGAGTAG